In a single window of the Pseudomonas sp. B21-015 genome:
- a CDS encoding LysM peptidoglycan-binding domain-containing protein: protein MRKSLLALLLLASAGFAHGQVQLREGFPQQYTVVAGDTLWDISGKYLREPWQWPQLWQANPQIENPNLIYPGDTLSLVYVNGQPRLTLNRGASRGTIKLSPRIRSSPMADAIPSIPLKSINSFLLSNRIVDKAEDFDKAPYIVAGDAERVLSGTGDRIFARGHFDPAQPVYGIFRQGKVYTDPQSKEFLGINADDIGGGEIIATEGDVATLALQRTTQEVRLGDRLFSGEERSINSTFMPSAPTTEIDGLIIDVPRGVTQIGALDVVTLNKGQRDGLAEGNVLAVMKTGETVRDRITGQPLKIPDERAGLLMVFRTYDKLSYGLVLNASRSLAVMDKVRNP, encoded by the coding sequence ATGAGGAAATCACTACTCGCCTTGCTCCTTCTGGCCTCGGCCGGTTTTGCGCATGGGCAAGTGCAACTCAGGGAAGGTTTCCCACAGCAATACACCGTGGTGGCAGGGGACACACTCTGGGACATTTCCGGCAAATACCTGCGTGAGCCGTGGCAGTGGCCGCAGCTTTGGCAGGCCAATCCACAGATCGAAAACCCCAATCTCATCTACCCCGGCGATACGCTGTCGCTGGTCTACGTCAACGGTCAGCCACGCCTGACCCTCAATCGCGGCGCTTCCCGGGGCACCATCAAGCTTTCGCCACGCATTCGCAGTTCGCCGATGGCCGACGCCATCCCGAGTATTCCGCTGAAATCGATCAACAGCTTTCTGCTGAGCAATCGCATCGTCGACAAGGCCGAGGATTTCGACAAGGCGCCGTACATCGTTGCCGGCGATGCCGAACGGGTGCTCAGCGGCACCGGTGATCGAATATTCGCGCGCGGCCATTTCGACCCGGCACAACCGGTGTACGGCATCTTCCGCCAGGGCAAGGTCTACACCGACCCGCAGAGCAAGGAGTTTCTGGGGATCAACGCCGACGACATCGGCGGTGGCGAGATCATTGCCACTGAAGGCGATGTCGCTACCCTGGCCTTGCAACGTACCACCCAGGAAGTGCGACTTGGCGACCGGCTGTTCAGCGGCGAAGAACGCTCGATCAATTCGACCTTCATGCCCAGTGCGCCAACAACCGAAATCGACGGCTTGATCATCGATGTGCCACGCGGGGTTACCCAGATTGGTGCGTTGGACGTCGTCACCCTGAACAAAGGACAACGCGACGGCCTGGCCGAAGGCAATGTGCTGGCGGTAATGAAAACCGGTGAAACCGTGCGTGACCGGATTACCGGTCAACCATTGAAAATCCCCGATGAGCGGGCGGGTCTGCTGATGGTTTTCCGCACCTACGACAAGCTCAGCTACGGACTGGTCCTTAACGCATCGCGTTCTTTGGCGGTGATGGACAAGGTGCGAAATCCTTAA
- the trkA gene encoding Trk system potassium transporter TrkA: MKIIILGAGQVGGSLAEHLASEANDITVVDTDGERLRDLGDRLDIRTVQGRGSLPTVLRQAGADDADMLVAVTNSDETNMVACQVAHTLFHTPTKIARVREAAYLTRAELFDNEAIPVDVLISPEQVVTNYIKRLIQHPGALQVIDFAEGKAQLVAVKAYYGGPLVGQQLRQLREHMPNVETRVAAIFRRDRPILPQGDTVIEADDEVFFIAAKANIRAVMSEMRRLDESYKRIVIAGGGQIGERLAEAIESRYQVKIIEMNPARCRYLSDNLDSTVVLQGSASDRDLLLEENIADADIFLALTNDDEANIMSSLLAKRLGAKKVMTIINNPAYVDLIQGGDIDIAISPQLATIGTLLAHVRRGDIVSVHSLRRGAAEAIEAIAHGDAKSSKVIGKAIENIGLPPGTTIGAIIRDEEVIIAHDDTVIEAGDHVILFLVDKKHIRDVEKLFHVGLSFF; this comes from the coding sequence ATGAAAATCATCATCCTCGGCGCAGGGCAGGTCGGCGGTTCGCTGGCGGAACACTTGGCCAGCGAGGCCAACGACATCACCGTGGTCGACACCGACGGCGAACGCCTGCGCGACCTCGGCGATCGGCTGGACATCCGTACCGTACAGGGCCGTGGGTCGCTGCCGACCGTACTGCGTCAGGCCGGTGCCGACGACGCCGACATGTTGGTGGCCGTGACCAACAGTGACGAAACCAACATGGTCGCCTGTCAGGTCGCCCATACCCTGTTCCATACACCGACCAAGATCGCCCGGGTCCGCGAAGCCGCGTACCTGACCCGCGCCGAACTGTTCGATAACGAAGCGATTCCGGTCGACGTGCTGATCAGTCCGGAGCAAGTCGTCACCAACTACATCAAACGCCTGATCCAGCATCCGGGTGCGTTGCAGGTGATCGACTTCGCCGAAGGCAAGGCGCAACTGGTGGCGGTCAAGGCCTACTACGGCGGGCCATTGGTAGGTCAGCAACTGCGGCAGTTGCGCGAACACATGCCGAATGTCGAAACCCGTGTCGCGGCGATTTTCCGTCGTGACCGGCCGATCCTGCCCCAGGGCGATACGGTGATCGAAGCCGACGACGAAGTGTTTTTCATCGCCGCCAAAGCGAACATTCGCGCAGTGATGAGCGAAATGCGCCGCCTCGATGAAAGCTACAAACGCATCGTCATTGCCGGTGGCGGGCAGATCGGCGAACGCTTGGCCGAGGCCATCGAAAGCCGTTATCAGGTGAAGATCATCGAGATGAACCCGGCCCGCTGCCGTTACCTCTCCGATAACCTCGACAGCACTGTGGTGTTACAGGGCAGTGCCTCGGACCGGGACCTGCTGCTGGAAGAAAACATCGCCGACGCCGATATTTTCCTTGCCCTGACCAACGATGACGAAGCCAACATCATGTCGTCGCTGCTGGCCAAGCGCCTGGGCGCGAAGAAAGTGATGACGATCATCAATAACCCGGCCTATGTCGACCTGATTCAGGGTGGCGACATCGACATCGCCATCAGTCCGCAACTGGCGACCATCGGCACCTTGCTGGCCCACGTGCGCCGCGGCGATATCGTCAGCGTTCACTCATTGCGCAGGGGCGCAGCGGAAGCCATCGAGGCGATTGCCCACGGCGATGCGAAGTCAAGCAAGGTGATCGGCAAGGCCATCGAAAACATCGGCCTGCCGCCGGGCACCACCATCGGCGCGATCATCCGCGACGAAGAGGTGATCATCGCCCACGACGACACGGTGATCGAAGCAGGCGATCATGTGATTCTGTTCCTTGTGGATAAGAAGCATATTCGGGATGTGGAAAAGCTGTTCCATGTGGGGTTGAGCTTTTTCTGA
- a CDS encoding NADPH:quinone reductase, which produces MAKRIQFRAHGGPEVLEYVDYQPAEPGPQQVRVTNKAIGLNFIDTYYRSGLYAPPALPSGLGAEGAGVVEAVGSEVTRFKVGDRVAYGSGPLGAYSDVHVLPQDNLVHLPDAISFEQAAGVMLKGLTVQYLLRQTYELKGGETILFHAAAGGVGSLACQWAKALGVKVIGTVSSAEKAALAKANGAWATIDYSHENVAQRVLELTDGKKVPVVYDGVGKDTWLTSLDSVAPRGLVVSFGNASGAVDGVNLGILAAKGSLYVTRPTLATYANNAQNLQRMADELFEMIISGKLKVDISQRYPLAEAAKAQTELSARRTTGSTVLLP; this is translated from the coding sequence ATGGCAAAGCGTATCCAGTTTCGCGCCCATGGCGGCCCCGAAGTGCTCGAATACGTGGACTACCAACCCGCCGAGCCCGGCCCGCAACAGGTACGCGTGACCAACAAGGCCATCGGCTTGAACTTCATCGACACCTATTACCGCAGTGGCCTGTATGCGCCGCCAGCCCTGCCATCGGGCCTGGGCGCAGAGGGTGCGGGCGTAGTCGAAGCGGTCGGTAGCGAAGTCACCCGCTTCAAGGTTGGTGATCGCGTGGCCTACGGCAGCGGCCCGTTGGGCGCCTACAGCGATGTTCATGTATTGCCGCAAGACAACCTGGTGCACTTGCCGGACGCCATCAGCTTCGAACAGGCCGCCGGCGTGATGCTCAAGGGCCTGACCGTGCAGTATCTGCTGCGTCAAACGTATGAACTCAAGGGTGGCGAAACCATCCTGTTCCACGCAGCAGCCGGAGGCGTCGGTTCCCTGGCCTGCCAATGGGCCAAGGCCTTGGGTGTGAAGGTGATCGGCACGGTCAGCTCAGCGGAGAAAGCCGCCCTGGCGAAAGCCAATGGTGCCTGGGCGACCATCGATTACAGCCATGAAAACGTCGCACAACGGGTGCTGGAATTGACTGACGGTAAAAAAGTCCCGGTGGTGTACGACGGTGTAGGCAAAGATACCTGGCTGACGTCGCTCGACAGCGTCGCGCCTCGGGGGCTGGTGGTGAGTTTTGGCAATGCTTCAGGCGCAGTCGATGGCGTGAATCTGGGGATTCTCGCGGCGAAGGGCTCGCTGTACGTGACCCGGCCGACCCTGGCGACCTACGCCAACAACGCGCAAAACCTGCAACGCATGGCCGATGAGCTGTTCGAGATGATCATCAGCGGCAAGCTGAAGGTGGACATCAGTCAGCGCTATCCATTGGCTGAAGCGGCGAAAGCGCAGACCGAATTGTCAGCGCGGCGCACCACGGGCTCGACCGTTTTGTTGCCTTGA
- the hemF gene encoding oxygen-dependent coproporphyrinogen oxidase — protein sequence MTTRTEAVKAYLLDLQDRICAALEAEDGGADFVEDAWTRPAGGGGRTRVIENGAVIEKGGVNFSHVFGSGLPPSASAHRPELAGRGFEALGVSLVIHPHNPHVPTSHANVRFFIAEKEGEEPVWWFGGGFDLTPYYGNEEDCVHWHRVAEQACAPFGPDVYPRYKAWCDSYFHIKHRHEPRGIGGLFFDDLNEWDFDTSFAFMRAIGDAFIDAYLPIVQRRKNDAFTAKQREFQEFRRGRYVEFNLVYDRGTLFGLQSGGRTESILMSLPPQVRWAYDWKAEPGSEEARLTEYFLQDRDWLAKA from the coding sequence ATGACGACCCGCACCGAGGCCGTAAAAGCCTACCTGCTCGACCTGCAAGACCGCATTTGCGCTGCCCTGGAAGCTGAAGACGGCGGCGCGGACTTCGTCGAAGACGCCTGGACCCGCCCTGCCGGTGGTGGCGGTCGCACCCGGGTGATCGAAAACGGCGCGGTCATCGAAAAGGGCGGCGTCAACTTTTCCCACGTCTTTGGTAGCGGTCTCCCACCCTCCGCCAGTGCTCATCGGCCAGAACTGGCCGGCCGAGGCTTCGAAGCCTTGGGCGTGTCTTTGGTGATTCACCCGCACAACCCGCATGTACCGACGTCCCACGCCAATGTGCGTTTTTTCATCGCCGAAAAAGAAGGTGAAGAGCCGGTCTGGTGGTTCGGTGGCGGCTTTGACCTGACCCCTTATTACGGCAATGAAGAAGACTGCGTGCACTGGCACCGCGTCGCCGAACAGGCCTGCGCGCCGTTCGGCCCGGACGTCTACCCACGCTACAAGGCCTGGTGCGACAGCTATTTCCACATCAAGCATCGCCACGAGCCACGGGGCATCGGTGGCCTGTTTTTCGATGACTTGAACGAGTGGGATTTCGACACCAGCTTCGCCTTCATGCGTGCCATTGGCGATGCGTTCATCGACGCGTACCTACCGATCGTGCAACGTCGCAAAAACGATGCGTTCACCGCCAAACAGCGTGAATTCCAGGAATTTCGCCGTGGCCGTTACGTTGAGTTCAACCTGGTCTACGACCGTGGCACGCTGTTCGGCCTGCAATCGGGCGGGCGTACAGAATCGATCCTGATGTCTCTGCCACCGCAAGTACGCTGGGCCTACGACTGGAAAGCCGAGCCGGGCAGTGAAGAAGCGCGCCTGACCGAGTACTTCCTGCAAGACCGCGATTGGTTGGCCAAGGCCTGA
- a CDS encoding PilZ domain-containing protein, whose translation MSEQRQSFRIKISHESIGECLGQTRNLSTTGVYVKHPALAVLPKGTVVYGQVQDLPIGAPQVRMEVVLVDAEGIGLRYL comes from the coding sequence ATGTCCGAACAGCGCCAATCGTTTCGCATCAAGATCAGTCACGAAAGCATCGGTGAGTGCCTGGGCCAGACCCGCAACCTGTCGACCACAGGCGTCTACGTCAAGCATCCGGCCTTGGCTGTATTGCCCAAAGGCACGGTGGTTTATGGTCAGGTGCAGGATTTACCCATAGGCGCGCCACAAGTGCGCATGGAAGTGGTGCTGGTGGATGCCGAAGGCATTGGCCTGCGTTACCTCTGA
- the rsmB gene encoding 16S rRNA (cytosine(967)-C(5))-methyltransferase RsmB, which yields MNPRLAAAKALAAVLNGKASLNSSLPTQMDKVEDRDRGFTQDLAFGTARWQPRLSALAAKLLQKPFKAADADVEALLLVGLYQLLYTRVPAHAAIGETVGCADKLKKPWAKALLNAVLRRAQRESEALLAELEHDPVVRTAHPRWLQKSLKAFWPQQWEAICAANNAHPPMILRVNRRHHTRDAYLGLLTEAGIAAAPCVYSRDGIILDTAADVRSLPGFAEGWISVQDEAAQLAADLLDLAPGQRVLDACCAPGGKTCHILEAEPKLAGVVAVDLEAKRLVRVRENLARLGLSAELIAADGRDTATWWDGKPFQRILLDAPCSATGVIRRHPDIKLTRQPDDIAALAVLQGELLDAMWITLEVGGILLYATCSTLPTENTEVIEAFLARTPGARELDLATAAGIKQPHGRQLLAQEGGHDGFYYAKLIKIAAARG from the coding sequence ATGAATCCACGTCTGGCTGCCGCCAAGGCACTTGCTGCTGTTCTTAACGGAAAAGCCTCACTCAACAGTTCTCTGCCGACACAAATGGACAAGGTTGAAGACCGCGATCGCGGTTTCACCCAGGACCTGGCGTTCGGCACGGCTCGCTGGCAGCCGCGCTTGTCGGCGCTGGCGGCCAAATTGCTGCAAAAGCCATTCAAGGCAGCGGATGCCGATGTCGAGGCGCTGTTGCTGGTGGGGCTTTATCAACTGCTCTATACCCGCGTCCCGGCTCACGCCGCCATCGGCGAAACCGTCGGTTGCGCCGACAAACTGAAAAAACCGTGGGCCAAAGCCTTGCTCAACGCCGTGCTGCGCCGCGCCCAACGGGAAAGCGAGGCGCTGCTGGCAGAGCTGGAACACGACCCGGTGGTGCGCACCGCCCACCCGCGCTGGCTACAAAAATCCCTGAAGGCTTTCTGGCCGCAGCAGTGGGAAGCCATTTGCGCGGCGAACAACGCGCACCCGCCGATGATTCTGCGGGTCAACCGTCGCCATCACACTCGCGATGCTTACCTCGGCTTGTTGACTGAAGCGGGTATCGCTGCCGCGCCGTGCGTTTACAGTCGCGACGGCATCATCCTCGACACCGCCGCCGACGTGCGCAGCTTGCCGGGGTTCGCTGAAGGCTGGATCAGCGTGCAGGACGAAGCCGCGCAACTGGCCGCCGATCTGCTGGACCTGGCGCCGGGCCAACGGGTGCTGGACGCCTGCTGCGCACCGGGCGGCAAAACCTGCCACATCCTTGAGGCCGAGCCCAAACTGGCCGGCGTGGTGGCCGTGGATCTGGAAGCCAAGCGTCTGGTGCGGGTGCGGGAAAACCTCGCGCGCCTGGGCCTGAGCGCCGAACTGATCGCCGCCGACGGTCGCGACACCGCGACGTGGTGGGATGGCAAACCATTCCAGCGCATTCTGCTGGACGCGCCATGCTCGGCCACCGGGGTGATCCGCCGTCACCCAGACATCAAACTGACCCGCCAACCCGACGACATTGCCGCACTGGCGGTGCTTCAGGGTGAGCTGCTCGACGCCATGTGGATAACTCTGGAAGTGGGCGGCATTCTGCTTTACGCCACCTGCTCCACGCTGCCGACCGAAAACACCGAAGTCATCGAAGCGTTCCTCGCCCGCACGCCGGGCGCCCGTGAACTGGACCTCGCCACAGCGGCAGGCATCAAACAGCCCCATGGCCGCCAATTGCTGGCCCAGGAAGGCGGCCACGACGGGTTCTACTACGCCAAGTTGATCAAGATTGCCGCCGCGCGCGGTTAA
- the dprA gene encoding DNA-processing protein DprA, which yields MSLSACMPVSPAELEARLRLHRLPELGPARFKKLLEAFGSASKAISAPASAWRALGLPLACAEARRSSEIRDGASHALAWLARPGQHLLMWDQPDYPALLAQISDAPPLIFVAGDPGILEKPQLAMVGSRRASRPGMDTAAAFSRSLAGAGFVINSGLALGIDAAAHQAALDVGGQTVGVLGTGLENFYPQRNRRLADAMIASGSAVLSEFPLDAGPSPSNFPRRNRIISGLSLGVLVVEASVASGSLITARLAAEQGREVYAIPGSIHHPGAKGCHQLIRDGAVLVETIEHILEALRGWQRLPLSTEAPTVTHPLLLLLHAAPHTSEALAITSGWALSKVLAALTELEMDGRAVCESGRWFARVN from the coding sequence ATGTCGCTGTCTGCCTGTATGCCGGTTTCCCCTGCGGAACTGGAAGCCCGTTTACGCCTGCACCGTTTGCCGGAACTGGGTCCGGCACGTTTCAAGAAGTTGCTTGAGGCCTTTGGTTCTGCCTCCAAAGCCATCAGCGCACCGGCCAGCGCGTGGCGTGCACTGGGCCTGCCCCTCGCCTGCGCAGAAGCTCGGCGCTCCAGTGAAATCCGTGATGGCGCCAGTCACGCATTGGCCTGGTTAGCGCGTCCGGGCCAGCATTTACTGATGTGGGACCAACCAGACTACCCTGCGCTGCTGGCGCAAATCAGTGATGCGCCGCCGCTGATATTCGTTGCAGGCGATCCTGGCATTCTGGAAAAACCGCAATTGGCGATGGTTGGCAGTCGTCGCGCTTCGCGACCGGGCATGGACACTGCTGCCGCGTTTTCCCGCAGTCTGGCCGGTGCCGGTTTTGTCATTAACAGCGGTCTGGCCTTGGGCATCGATGCCGCCGCGCATCAGGCGGCTCTGGACGTTGGCGGACAAACGGTCGGTGTGCTTGGCACGGGGCTTGAAAATTTTTATCCACAGCGCAATCGTCGACTGGCGGACGCCATGATCGCTTCCGGAAGCGCGGTACTTTCAGAGTTCCCGCTGGACGCTGGCCCTTCCCCCAGCAATTTTCCCCGGCGCAATCGAATCATCAGTGGTTTGTCCCTTGGGGTACTGGTGGTCGAGGCGAGCGTTGCCAGCGGTTCGTTGATCACTGCGAGGCTGGCGGCGGAACAGGGGCGTGAGGTGTATGCGATTCCTGGGTCGATCCACCACCCCGGCGCAAAGGGTTGTCATCAGTTGATCCGCGATGGTGCGGTGCTGGTGGAGACCATCGAGCATATCCTCGAAGCCTTGCGCGGCTGGCAACGGCTGCCGTTATCCACAGAAGCGCCGACGGTGACCCATCCGCTGCTCCTGTTGCTCCACGCGGCGCCCCATACCAGCGAAGCCTTGGCGATCACCAGTGGCTGGGCGTTGTCGAAAGTGCTGGCCGCGCTGACTGAACTGGAAATGGATGGCCGTGCGGTCTGCGAAAGCGGTCGATGGTTTGCGCGGGTAAACTAG
- a CDS encoding tetratricopeptide repeat protein, giving the protein MLAKGVDNSLLRFGLGKGYLDLGENAKAAEHFQRCIEFDPKYSAAWKLLGKAHLALADYAAARQAWEQGLEAARAHGDKQAEKEMTVFLKKLERQAH; this is encoded by the coding sequence ATGCTCGCCAAGGGTGTGGATAACTCATTGCTGCGCTTCGGCCTGGGCAAGGGTTATCTGGATCTTGGGGAAAACGCCAAGGCTGCAGAACATTTCCAGCGCTGCATCGAGTTCGATCCGAAGTATTCGGCGGCCTGGAAACTGCTGGGCAAGGCCCATCTGGCGCTGGCGGATTACGCGGCGGCGCGTCAGGCCTGGGAACAGGGCCTGGAAGCCGCCCGTGCCCATGGCGACAAGCAGGCGGAGAAGGAAATGACGGTGTTTCTGAAAAAGCTCGAGCGTCAGGCGCACTGA
- the def gene encoding peptide deformylase, with translation MAILDILEFPDSRLRTIAKPVAVVDDEVRQLVDDMFETMYEAPGIGLAATQVNVHKRIVVMDLSEDRSEPRVFINPEFETLTDEMGQYQEGCLSVPGFYENVDRPQKVKIKALDRDGQPYELIAEDLLAVCIQHECDHLNGKLFVDYLSTLKRDRIKKKLEKLHRQNA, from the coding sequence ATGGCCATTTTAGACATCCTCGAATTCCCCGATTCGCGCCTGCGCACTATCGCCAAACCAGTGGCCGTAGTGGACGACGAAGTGCGTCAGTTGGTCGATGACATGTTTGAAACAATGTATGAAGCGCCAGGCATCGGCCTCGCCGCGACCCAGGTCAACGTGCACAAACGTATCGTCGTGATGGACCTCTCCGAAGACCGCAGCGAACCACGGGTGTTCATCAACCCCGAGTTCGAAACCCTGACCGACGAGATGGGCCAGTACCAGGAAGGCTGCCTTTCGGTGCCGGGCTTCTACGAAAACGTCGATCGCCCGCAAAAGGTCAAGATCAAGGCCCTGGACCGCGACGGTCAACCGTATGAATTGATCGCCGAAGACCTGCTCGCCGTGTGCATCCAGCATGAATGCGACCACCTCAACGGCAAATTGTTCGTCGATTACCTGTCCACGCTCAAACGCGACCGGATCAAGAAGAAACTGGAAAAGCTCCATCGCCAGAACGCTTGA
- a CDS encoding L-threonylcarbamoyladenylate synthase, whose protein sequence is MVNSWRVQQAAREIRAGAVIAYPTEAVWGLGCDPWDEEAVDRLLLIKGRSVDKGLILVADNIRQFDFLFEDFPELWMDRMASTWPGPNTWLVPHQNLLPQWITGVHETVALRVSDHPLVRDLCALVGPLVSTSANPQGRPAARTRIRVEQYFRGQVDWVLGGNLGGRKNPSVIRDLATGHVVRPD, encoded by the coding sequence ATGGTTAACAGTTGGCGTGTGCAACAAGCCGCACGAGAAATTCGCGCCGGGGCGGTCATTGCCTACCCAACCGAAGCTGTCTGGGGCTTGGGTTGCGACCCGTGGGATGAAGAGGCGGTGGATCGTTTGCTGCTGATCAAGGGACGGTCTGTGGATAAAGGCCTGATTCTGGTGGCCGACAACATTCGTCAGTTCGATTTTCTCTTCGAAGACTTCCCGGAATTGTGGATGGACCGCATGGCCAGCACCTGGCCGGGTCCCAACACTTGGCTGGTGCCCCATCAGAATCTGTTGCCCCAGTGGATTACCGGTGTGCATGAAACGGTAGCGTTGCGGGTTAGCGATCACCCATTGGTGCGGGATTTGTGTGCGCTGGTCGGGCCGCTGGTGTCGACCTCGGCTAACCCTCAGGGGCGGCCGGCGGCGCGGACGCGGATACGCGTGGAGCAGTATTTCCGTGGGCAGGTTGATTGGGTGTTGGGTGGCAATCTGGGTGGGCGCAAGAATCCGAGCGTGATTCGCGATCTGGCGACCGGCCACGTGGTGCGCCCGGATTAG
- the fmt gene encoding methionyl-tRNA formyltransferase, translated as MTEPLRIVFAGTPEFAAEHLKALLDSPYEIVAVYTQPDRPAGRGQKLMPSPVKQLALENNIPVLQPPTLRNEDAQAELAALKPDLMVVVAYGLILPQVVLDIPRLGCINSHASLLPRWRGAAPIQRAVEAGDNESGVTVMRMEAGLDTGPMLLKVTTPISAEDTGGSLHDRLAEMGPPAVIQAIAGLAAGTLEGEAQDDSLATYAHKLNKDEARIDWNRPAVELERLVRAFNPWPICHSTLNGEALKVLAASQAEGKGAPGEILGASKDGLIVACSEQALCLTRLQLPGGKALNFSDLFNSRREKFAVGTVLGQTADAQ; from the coding sequence ATGACTGAGCCACTGCGCATTGTCTTTGCCGGCACCCCTGAATTCGCCGCCGAACACCTCAAGGCCCTGCTCGACAGCCCTTATGAGATCGTTGCGGTCTACACCCAACCGGACCGTCCGGCAGGCCGTGGGCAGAAGCTGATGCCGAGCCCGGTCAAGCAGTTGGCGTTGGAAAACAACATCCCGGTGTTGCAGCCGCCAACTCTGCGCAACGAAGACGCTCAAGCGGAGCTGGCCGCGCTGAAGCCAGATTTGATGGTGGTGGTCGCCTACGGCCTGATCCTGCCGCAAGTGGTGCTGGATATTCCGCGCCTGGGTTGCATCAACAGCCACGCCTCCTTGCTGCCACGCTGGCGCGGTGCGGCGCCGATCCAGCGCGCCGTTGAAGCGGGCGACAACGAAAGCGGCGTGACCGTGATGCGCATGGAAGCCGGCCTGGACACCGGGCCGATGCTGCTCAAGGTGACCACGCCGATCAGCGCCGAAGACACCGGCGGCAGCCTCCATGATCGCCTCGCAGAAATGGGCCCGCCGGCCGTGATTCAGGCGATTGCCGGCCTGGCTGCGGGCACTCTGGAAGGCGAAGCGCAGGACGACAGCCTCGCCACTTATGCTCACAAATTGAACAAGGACGAAGCGCGCATCGACTGGAACCGTCCGGCGGTTGAGCTGGAGCGTCTGGTTCGCGCCTTCAATCCATGGCCGATCTGCCACAGCACGCTGAACGGCGAAGCGCTGAAAGTGCTGGCCGCAAGCCAGGCTGAAGGGAAGGGCGCCCCGGGTGAAATCCTCGGCGCCAGCAAGGACGGCTTGATCGTCGCCTGCAGTGAACAGGCGCTGTGCCTGACCCGTCTGCAATTGCCTGGCGGCAAGGCGCTGAACTTCAGCGACTTGTTCAACAGCCGTCGTGAGAAATTCGCCGTCGGCACCGTCCTCGGTCAAACGGCAGACGCTCAATGA
- a CDS encoding lysophospholipid acyltransferase — protein MDKLKGALLVGALRLFALLPWRAVQAVGSAIGWIMWKTPNRSRDVVRINLAKCFPQMDPAERERLVGQSLKDIGKSLTESACAWIWPAQRSIDLVREVEGLDVLKDALASGKGVVGITSHLGNWEVLNHFYCNQCKPIIFYRPPKLKAVDELLRKQRVQLGNRVAASTKEGILSVIKEVRKGGAVGIPADPEPAESAGIFVPFFATQALTSKFVPNMLAGGKAVGVFLHALRLPDGSGYKVILEAAPEAMYSTDTETSCAAMSQVVERYVRAYPSQYMWSMKRFKKRPPGEARWY, from the coding sequence GTGGATAAGTTGAAAGGCGCCTTGCTGGTAGGCGCTCTGCGGCTGTTTGCCCTGCTGCCGTGGCGGGCAGTGCAGGCAGTGGGTTCGGCAATTGGCTGGATCATGTGGAAAACCCCCAACCGTTCCCGCGACGTGGTACGGATCAACCTCGCCAAGTGCTTTCCGCAGATGGACCCGGCCGAACGCGAGCGTCTGGTGGGCCAGAGCCTGAAAGACATCGGCAAGTCCCTCACCGAAAGCGCCTGTGCATGGATCTGGCCCGCTCAGCGTTCCATTGATCTGGTGCGTGAAGTCGAAGGTCTCGATGTGCTCAAGGACGCCCTCGCCTCCGGCAAAGGCGTGGTCGGCATCACCAGCCACCTGGGCAACTGGGAAGTGTTGAACCACTTCTATTGCAACCAGTGCAAACCGATCATTTTCTACCGTCCGCCCAAGCTCAAGGCGGTGGATGAGTTACTGCGCAAACAGCGGGTGCAATTGGGCAATCGGGTGGCCGCTTCCACCAAGGAAGGCATCCTCAGTGTCATCAAGGAAGTGCGCAAAGGTGGTGCAGTGGGCATTCCGGCCGACCCGGAACCGGCCGAATCCGCCGGGATCTTCGTGCCGTTCTTCGCCACCCAGGCCCTGACCAGCAAATTCGTACCGAACATGCTGGCCGGCGGCAAAGCGGTCGGCGTGTTCCTGCATGCCCTGCGGCTGCCGGACGGTTCGGGTTACAAAGTGATCCTCGAAGCCGCGCCCGAGGCCATGTACAGCACCGATACCGAGACATCCTGCGCGGCCATGAGCCAGGTGGTGGAGCGTTACGTGCGGGCCTATCCGAGCCAGTACATGTGGAGTATGAAGCGTTTCAAGAAACGTCCGCCCGGTGAGGCTCGCTGGTACTGA